The genomic DNA GTGTACTCCTGCCGGTTGGTGACCACGCCAGTGACGCGCCCCTTGTCCACCACCACGTCCTTGACGGTCTCGGAGGTATGGAAGGCGACGCCCTTGTCCTGGATGTAGTCGGCCATGGCCGTGATATGGCCGGGCAGATTGTCGCTGCCCAGGTGCTTCTGCTTGATGACCAGCAGGTCGATGCCCACCCTGCGGGCCTGCTTTCGGATATCCTCGGCCTTGGCCATGTCGGTGGGGAACACCTTGCCGTCCATGCCGAAGCGGTTGAAGATGGCCTCGGTCTCGTCGATGAGCGCCCTGGCCTCGGACACGCCCATGAACTGGGTCAGGTCGGTCTTGCCCAGGGTGTGAATGAAGTTGAGCTTGCCGTCGGAAAAGAGCCCGGCCCCGCCAATGCCGCTCAGGATGTTGCAGGGGCGGCACTTGATGCACTCCTGGTCCCCGGAGATGGGACAGTTGCGGGCCAGCGAGCGCTTGCCCTTCTCGATGACGAGCACGTCGAGGTCGCCATGCTCGCCCAGGTAATAGGCGGCGAAAAGCCCTGCCGGGCCGCCGCCGACGATGATGACATCATACTCGGTCTTCACGGTCTTGTTCATGTCCCTCCTCTCGTGTTGCGCGCAAACATGGCCCGTGCCGCGCCACCACAAAAATCAGGGCGCGCGCAGACGGGCCATTATCGACCGTAAGTTGCGAATGGCGGAGCTGTCAAGCCGACGAATCAGGCGATCATGTTCAGCAGGTGGCCGGTCATGTCCTCGGAGGCGCGCACCGCCGCCACATTGGCCGAAAAGGCGTGGCCGGTGCGGATCATGCCCACCATCTCGGTGCCGATGTCGGTATTGGACCCCTCCACCCCGCCTATGTTCGGGCCGGGCACAGAGCTTTCGCGGATGGAACCCACGCGCACACCCTGGTCCGCCGGGCCGGATTCGAGCGTCACCGAGCTGGCGCTGAAGCCGTCGGTGTTCACATTGGCGATGTTGTTGGCCGAGACCTGCTGGACCGTGGACAGCGCGGAAAGTGCGGATAGATTCGTGTCGGACATAATTCGAGACCCCTCCCGGTTTCGGGGGAAGCAGCACAATAATCATACCCTGTCCCTATATGGGACGCAAGCCGCTAAAAAGTGACTGTACCGGGCCAGACGAGGATGAAGACATTTGTCTCGCCGAAAAGCCGGAGGGTCAACGCCTTGAGTTCCGCGCTCAGATCCTTGTCCGCGCCGATGAGAAAGGCGATGTTGTTGCTCTGGTGCATGCCGTCCGGGCGCAGGGAGCCGCCGTGCGAGGGGCCAAGCTCGGTGAAGCCCCCGGCCAGCTTGATGACCTCGGCCTTGAACTGCTCCAGGGCGGGACCGGCGTCCGAGCCGTCGGGCATGGTGGCCGGGACCACGGTGAAGTGAACCTGAAAGGGCTTGGCCGAATCGGCCCGGGCATCTGTCGCTCCCAGGGCAAGGACGCAGGTCAAGAGAACCAGGGCAAGCAGCGCACAACGTTTCATGGTCGTCTCCTTCATTGCAGGGTTTGTTCTACAGCCCATACACCGGGTCACTCCCGGCTTTCAATGACCGCGAAGGCGGAGTGGTTGTGGATGGATTCGAAGCTCTCCACCTCGACGCGATACCAGTGGATCTTGGGGTGCTTGTCCAGGCCGTGGGCCGCGGCGCGGACCACGTCCTCCACAAAGGCGGGATTGGCAAAGGCGCGCTCGGTGACGTATTTCTCGTCCTCGCGCTTGAGCAGCGAATAGACCTGGCACGACCCGGCCTGCTCGCCGATCTCGATGAGATCCTCAAGCCAGAGGAAGCCGGTGAACCGGGTGCGGATGCGGACCTCGGCCCGCTGCGAATGCGCGCCCTCGTCCGAGATGGCCTTGGAGCAGGGACACACGGTCATGACCGGCACGTCCGCGCCCAGGGTGAAGGTCAGGGTGCCATCCCTGAACTCGCCGTCCACCCGGCAGGTGTAGTCCATCATCCCGTTGGCCCCGCTCACGGGCGAATTGCGCCGCAGGAAGAACGGGAACACGAAGCGCACGTGCGCGCTCCTGGCCTGGAGCCGGACCACGATATCCTCAAGCAAGGTCAGAAAGGTGTTGTAGTCGAGCTCGCCCGACCAGTGCTCCAGGGCCTCAACAAAACGGCTCATGTGGGTGCCCTTGAACTCGGCGGGCAGGTCCACGGACAGCGAGACCTCGGCCACCGTGTGCTGGATGCCCGACTCCCGGTCGCGGACGATGATGGGCAGCCGCAGCCCCTTGACGCCCACGCGGTCGATGGGCATGGCGATGTCCGCCTGTTGTTTTTGTACGTCTTCCATGTCGCTTTCCGTTGTCTCCCAGGGCCGTGGACGCCAAACGCGCCCGGACCGCACGGCGCGCCGGGAGGGGGTGAAGCCGGGTCCGCCTGGGCGGGCCGGGCCGGATCAGGTTCTAGATCAGGTCCTTGCCCGTGGTGGTCAGGGCCAGATTGCCGTGCTTGACACCCTTGGTCGAGATGAGCTGCTGCCCCAGGGCCTTGATGGCCTCGGCGTCACCCTTGAGGATGATCACCTCAAGGCAGTTGTGGTGGTCCAGGTGCACATGCAGGGACGATTGGATGACGTCGTGGTGGTCGTGCTGGATCTCGGTCAATTTCTGCGACAGGCCTGACTTGTGGTGGTCGTAGACCAGGGTCAGCGTCCCGGCCAGATCGCCCGCGGCCTGCTCCCACTCGCGCTGCACCAGGGTGTTGCGGATCAGGTCGCGGATGGCCTCTGAGCGGGTCTGGTAGCTGCGCTCCTCGCAATGCTGGTCGAATTTCTCAAGCAGTTCCGAGTCGAGAGACACTCCGAAACGAATGGTCTTGCCCATGGCTCCCTCCGGTCATGTTGCGTTCAGGGAATGGTGATTTCCCACAAATTCACCGTGGCGTTCTGGCCGCACAGGGCCACCTTCTCCACCGTCAGCTTCTCCGGCGCAAACCCCTCGACGCGGAGTTCGTCCCAAACAGGCCGGGAGACCGTGCGCACCGGCTCGCCGATCCAGATTTTTCCACCCGGCGCAAGGGCGTGGCGGAACAAACGGATCAGCGGATCGAAAAACCGTTTTTCATAGAGCACGTCGCCGCCCCAGATGAAGTCGAAGGCCTGGGCGCGCAGGGCCGGATATCGCCAGTCCATGAGCGCCCACAGGGGCTGGGGAACGTTGTTGAGCGCCGCGTTGTGCCGGGCGAACCGGACAGCGGGCCACTCGTAGTCAAAGGCGACCACCCGCGCCCCGGCGTGGCTGGCGATGATCCCGGTCAGCCCCAGGCCGCAGCCCAGATCAAGGCACGGCCTGCCGCGAACCATGTCGGCATTGCGCAGGATGTGCCGCCCCAGCAGGACGCTGGCGGGCCAGACCTCGGCCCAGTAGGGCAGCCGCTCGTCCTCGCCCAGGTCGCCCTCGCCCATGCTCTCCCAGAGCGCCTCCATGTCGGCCTCGCGGTCGAGGAGCCAGGTGCGCCCGCCGACAGCCACACTGACCTGCGAGCCGGTCGGCCCGGCCCCTCCGGGCTGGGGTGAAATCGTCTTGCTGATCATACGTATTGGTCAGCCTACACGCGCATCGTGCCATGGTCAACGAGGTTGGTACCACCATCCGCAGCAACAATGGGTCATGAGTATGCCAACACCCGGACAAGACGCCCTTTCCGTTCCGGCCACGTCAGGTTTTTGGCGATCGGTGACAATACTTCGGCCATTGCCCCCAACTGCTGGAAAACCGTCAATTTTTTTACTGTTTTCAACGCAATTGTACCGTGATATGTTGCCGTGATCGCATGTGTTGCATTGAAATTTTCCCCCATCAAAGGAGACGAACCGATATGATTCCTGATGATCTTCTCTACGCCAAATCCCACGAATGGTGCCTGATCAAGGGCGACATCGCCACGGTCGGCATCACCCAGTTCGCCCAGGAGCAGCTGGGAGACCTCACCTTTGTCGAGCTGCCCGAAGTGGGCGACACCTTCGAGGCCGGAGCCGAGATGGGCTCGGTCGAATCCGTCAAGGCGGCGAGCGAGATATACTCCCCGGTTTCCGGCGAGGTCATTGAGGTCAACGAGGCTTTGGCCGACGCCCCTGAAAAGGTCAACGAGGAGCCCTACGGCGGCGGTTGGATGCTCAAGTTCCGCATCAAGGGCGCGCCCGAAGGGCTGCTCGACGCCGACGGCTACGCCGCAGTGGTCGAAGCCGAGAGCCACTAGCACGGTTTTTTCCGGGGCCGGGGCGGTTGCGTCCCGGCCCGTTTTTCTTCCACAACTACCCAGCAGCAGGTGTTTTATGCCTTATGTTCCCCATACCGATGCCGAGGTCCGGGAAATGCTCGCCACCATCGGGGTGGCCTCCATCGGCGATCTCTTTGCCGAGATCACGGACGAGATGCGCCCCAGGAGCTTCAACATTCCAGAAGGATTGAGCGAAATGGAAGTGCTCTCCCGGCTCGAAGCCATGGCCGGAAAGAACGCCATTGACCGGACGAGCTTCCTGGGAGCGGGCTTCTACGACCACTACATCCCGGCTGCGGTGGACGCCCTGACCATGCGCGGCGAGTTCTACACCGCCTACACGCCCTACCAGCCCGAAGCCTCCCAGGGCACGCTCCAGGCCATCTTCGAGTACCAGACAGCCGTGACCCGGCTGCTGGGCATGGAGTGCGCCAACGCCTCGGTCTACGACGGCGGCACAGCCCTCTACGAGGCGCTGATGATGGCCGTGCGCAAGACCCGGCGGCGCAAGATCATCGTCTCCGAGGCCCTCAACCCCATCTACCGGGTCATGCTCGGCTCCTACACCTCGAACCTGGATCTCCAGTTCGTCACCGTGCCCCACAAGGACGGCCAGACAGACGTGGACGGCCTCAGAAACGCCATCGACGACGACACCGCCGCCGTGCTGGTCCAGAACCCCAATTTCTTCGGCTCCATCAACGACTTCACCGACCTCTTCGCCGCGGCCAGGGCCAAGAAGGCCGTGTCGGTCATCTCGGCCTACCCGGTGCTCCAGACCCTGCTCAAGACCCCCGGTGCCATGGGCGCGGACGTGGCCGTGGCCGAGGGCCAGTCCCTGGGCCTGCCCCTCTCCTTCGGCGGGCCGTACCTCGGCATCATGACCTGCACCAAGGACATGATCCGCCAGATGCCGGGCCGCATCGTGGGCCGCACCGTGGACAGCCAGGGCCGCACCGGCTACGTGCTGACCCTGCAAGCCCGCGAGCAGCACATCCGCCGCCAGAAGGCGACCTCCAACATCTGCTCCAACCAGTCCCTGTGCGCCCTGCGCGCCCTGGTCCACATGTGCGCCCTGGGCGAGCTGGGCCTCAAGCGCGCGGCCCGGCTCTCGGTGGAGCGCGCCCACCTCTGCGCCGAGCGGCTGACCGCCATCCCCGGCGTGAAGATGCTGACCAAGGGACCGTTTGGCAACGAGTTCGCCGTGACCCTGCCGGTCAACGCCTTTGAAATCATCGCGGTGCTCACGGGCCGGGGGTTTGTGCCCGGCTTCCCGCTGGGCCGGTACTACGAAGGGCTTGAGAACGGCCTGCTCGTGGCCTGCACCGAAAAGACCAGCGAGGAGCAGATCGGCATCTTCGCGGAGATGCTCAAGGGGGCGCTGAGATGAAGACCATATTCGAAAAATCCGTGGCCGGACGCGAAGGATGCTGGCCCTGCGAAGGCATGGCCGAGGAGGCCTACATCCCGTCCGAACTGCTGCGCCAGGGCGACATAGGGCTGCCCTCTGCCTCGGAGCTTGACGTGGTGCGCCACTTCACCAAGCTCTCCCAGCGCAACTACGGCGTGGACGGCAATTTCTACCCGCTGGGGTCGTGCACCATGAAGTACAACCCCAAGTTCACCGAGATCGTGGCCGCCATGCCCGGCTTCACCCGGCTGCACCCGGTCCTGCCACAGCTCCAGGGCGCGGGCGGCCTGTGCCAGGGCGCCCTTGAGGTCATGTACGAGACCGAGAACCTGCTCTGCGAAATCACCGGCATGCACGCCTTCACCCTGCACCCCATGGCCGGAGCGCACGGCGAGCTGACCGGCGTCATGCTCATGGCCGCCTATCACAGGGACCGTGGCAACAAAAAGACCAAGATCATCGTGCCCGACTCGGCCCACGGCACCAACCCGGCATCCGCGGCCATCGCGGGCTACACCGTGATCTCGGTCGCGTCCGTGGACGGCATCGTGGACCCGGCGGCCCTGGCCGAGGTGCTGGACGACGAGGTGGCGGGCATGATGATGACCTGCCCCAACACCCTGGGACTGTTCGAAAAGAATCTGCCAGAGATCGTCCGGCTGCTGCGCAAGGTGGACGCCCTGCTCTACTACGACGGCGCCAACCTCAATGCGGTCATGGGCAAGATGCGCGTGGGCGACGTGGGTTTCGACATCGTCCACCTCAACCTGCACAAGACCTTTGCCACCCCGCATGGCGGCGGCGGCCCCGGCTCCGGCCCGGTGGGCGTGAGCGAGAAGCTTGAGCCCTTCCTGCCCATCTCCCGCGTGGCCAAGCTTGAGGACGGCCAGTTCTTCCTCGGCTACGACCACCCCAAATCCATTGGCTACGTGGCCCCGTTTTACGGCAACTTCGGCGTGGTGCTCAAGGCGTATGCCTACATCCTGCGCCTGGGCCGCGCCGGGCTTATCCGGGCCACGGAGAACGCTGTGCTGAGCGCCAACTACATGCGCAAGCGGCTGGAAAACCACTTTGAAATCCCCTTCAACCGGATCTGCATGCACGAATTCGTGGCCAGCGCGGCGGAGCAGGCCAAAAACGGCGTCCACGCCCTGGATTTCGCCAAGGCGCTGCTGGACAAGGGCTACCACGCGCCCACGGTCTACTTCCCGCTCATCGTGCCGGAATCGATCATGATCGAACCCACCGAGACCGAGAACAAGGAGACCCTGGACCAGTTCATCGACGATCTCATCGAGATCGCGGAGCTGGCCATCACCGATCCCGCTGCCGTGCAGGCCGCCCCGCTCACCCTGCCCGTGACCCGGCTGGACGAGACCAGGGCCGCCCGCGCCATGGAGCTGACCGATGACCTATGATCTCATAGTCCTGGGCGCTGGCCCCGGCGGATTCGACGCCGCGACCGCGGCAGCCGGATACGGCCTCAAGGTCGCCCTGGTGGAAAAACGCTCCCTGGGCGGCACCTGCCTCAACCGGGGCTGCATCCCCACCAAGCTGTGGCTGGGCGCGACATCGGCCATCGACGAGCTGCACAACCAGTCGAAACTGAAGATCGCCTCGGGCGAGGTGGTCGTGGACTTTGCCGCGCTCCAGGCCCGAGTGGCCAAGCATCTGGCAGGCACCCGCAAGGCCATGGCCATGCAGCTTGAAAAGCTCGGCGTGGACCTGTTCGAGGGGTTCGGCAGACTGGCCGGCGAGGGCACAGTGGAGGTCGAGGCCGCAGACGGCATCAAGACCCTGAAATACGCCAACCTCGTCATTGCCACCGGGTCCAAACCGATCTACTTCCCCGGTCTGGAGCCGGACGGCGACTGCGTGCTCGACTCGGACATGTTCCTGGCCATGGAGACCATGCCCGCCTCGCTCATCGTGGTCGGTGCGGGCTTCATCGGCCTGGAGATGGCCCAGGTGGCCCACCGTTTCGGCGCGCAGGTCACGGTTGTTGACGCCATGGACCGGGTGGCCCCGCTGGAGGACCCCGAAGTGTCCAAGGCGCTCCTGTCCATCTTCAAGCGGTGGAAATGGGACGTGCAGCTCGCCAAGCGCGTTGCGGGCCTCAGGACCGTGGACGGCAAGGGCGTATTGACCATGGACAGCGGCGAAAAGCTCACGGCGGACAAGATCCTGGTGGCCGTGGGACGCGGCCCGGTGACCGAGGGCCTCGGCCTGGACACGGTCGGCATCGAGGTGGCCATGCGCCGCATCGAGGTGGACGAAAACCTCCAGGCCGCGCCCAACATCTATGCCGTGGGCGATGTCAACGGCCTCATCCAACTGGCCCATGCCGCGGCGCACCAGGGCCATCACCTGGCCGCCGCCGTGGCCGGGAAAACGGACGGCCCCTACGAGTCCGGCCCGGTGCCCAGCGTGCTCTACGGCGCGCCCGAGGTCATGCGCGTGGGCCGCATGGAGAATGAGATATTCCTGTCCCCAGAGCGGTGCGAGGTCTCCCGCGCCCAGCTGGCGGCCAACCCCATGGCCCAGGCCCACGCCTCCACCCAGGGATTCGTCAAGGTCGTCTGGGCCGATGGCCGCGTGGCGGGCGTCACCGCCGTGGGCCATGATGTCTCGCGCCTGACCACCCCGGCCACCATGATCGTGGCCCAGGGCTGGACCGGCCACGACCTGCACTCGGTCATGTTCCCCCATCCTTCCCTGGACGAATCGCTGCTCGCGGCGCTCCGGGCCGAGCGGACCCCGGTGGAATAGCGGCCTACACCTGGCATTGAAACAACAAAAAGGGGAAGGCCGATGCGGCCTTCCCCTTTCTCGTGCGCCAGGGTTCCGTTATCTGGGGAACGCCCCGTTGTTGATGTCGATGCAGGTGCCGTTGATATATTCCGGGCAGTCCGCGCCCAGCCAGAGGATGGCCTCGGCCACCTCGCGGGCGCGGGCGAAGCGGCTCGTGTACACGGCCTGGAGGATCGCCTTTTTCCGGGCATCCGGGATGACGTGGAGCATGTCGGTCTCAGCCGGGCCGGGGGCCACGGCATTGACCACCACGCCGCTTGGGCCCAGCAGCTTGGCAAAGCTCTTGGTCAGGTTGATCAGCCCGGCCTTGGTCACGCCGTACCAGACATCGGGATGGCCGATCTGCCCGGCTATGGAGGCGTTGTTGACAATGCGCCCGCTCCCCTGGGCCACCATGTGCATGGAGACCTCGCGGATAAGGGCCACCGGAGCCTGGAGGTTGAGGCGCAGGATGGCGTCCACCTTGTTGGCGGGATAGTTGTCGTAGGGCAGCGCGTACATGACGCCCGCGTTGTTGACCAGCACGTCCACCGGGCCGAGCCCGGCCACCAGAGCCGGGATGCCTTCCAGGTCGGTCAGGTCGTACTTCACGGCGGT from Pseudodesulfovibrio aespoeensis Aspo-2 includes the following:
- the gcvPB gene encoding aminomethyl-transferring glycine dehydrogenase subunit GcvPB is translated as MKTIFEKSVAGREGCWPCEGMAEEAYIPSELLRQGDIGLPSASELDVVRHFTKLSQRNYGVDGNFYPLGSCTMKYNPKFTEIVAAMPGFTRLHPVLPQLQGAGGLCQGALEVMYETENLLCEITGMHAFTLHPMAGAHGELTGVMLMAAYHRDRGNKKTKIIVPDSAHGTNPASAAIAGYTVISVASVDGIVDPAALAEVLDDEVAGMMMTCPNTLGLFEKNLPEIVRLLRKVDALLYYDGANLNAVMGKMRVGDVGFDIVHLNLHKTFATPHGGGGPGSGPVGVSEKLEPFLPISRVAKLEDGQFFLGYDHPKSIGYVAPFYGNFGVVLKAYAYILRLGRAGLIRATENAVLSANYMRKRLENHFEIPFNRICMHEFVASAAEQAKNGVHALDFAKALLDKGYHAPTVYFPLIVPESIMIEPTETENKETLDQFIDDLIEIAELAITDPAAVQAAPLTLPVTRLDETRAARAMELTDDL
- a CDS encoding SDR family NAD(P)-dependent oxidoreductase, producing MKKNVLITGGNKGIGLEASRLFIERGYHVYAVARDFSGFELAGSDSVTAVKYDLTDLEGIPALVAGLGPVDVLVNNAGVMYALPYDNYPANKVDAILRLNLQAPVALIREVSMHMVAQGSGRIVNNASIAGQIGHPDVWYGVTKAGLINLTKSFAKLLGPSGVVVNAVAPGPAETDMLHVIPDARKKAILQAVYTSRFARAREVAEAILWLGADCPEYINGTCIDINNGAFPR
- the nikR gene encoding nickel-responsive transcriptional regulator NikR; protein product: MGKTIRFGVSLDSELLEKFDQHCEERSYQTRSEAIRDLIRNTLVQREWEQAAGDLAGTLTLVYDHHKSGLSQKLTEIQHDHHDVIQSSLHVHLDHHNCLEVIILKGDAEAIKALGQQLISTKGVKHGNLALTTTGKDLI
- a CDS encoding dihydrolipoyl dehydrogenase family protein, with translation MTYDLIVLGAGPGGFDAATAAAGYGLKVALVEKRSLGGTCLNRGCIPTKLWLGATSAIDELHNQSKLKIASGEVVVDFAALQARVAKHLAGTRKAMAMQLEKLGVDLFEGFGRLAGEGTVEVEAADGIKTLKYANLVIATGSKPIYFPGLEPDGDCVLDSDMFLAMETMPASLIVVGAGFIGLEMAQVAHRFGAQVTVVDAMDRVAPLEDPEVSKALLSIFKRWKWDVQLAKRVAGLRTVDGKGVLTMDSGEKLTADKILVAVGRGPVTEGLGLDTVGIEVAMRRIEVDENLQAAPNIYAVGDVNGLIQLAHAAAHQGHHLAAAVAGKTDGPYESGPVPSVLYGAPEVMRVGRMENEIFLSPERCEVSRAQLAANPMAQAHASTQGFVKVVWADGRVAGVTAVGHDVSRLTTPATMIVAQGWTGHDLHSVMFPHPSLDESLLAALRAERTPVE
- the gcvPA gene encoding aminomethyl-transferring glycine dehydrogenase subunit GcvPA; the encoded protein is MPYVPHTDAEVREMLATIGVASIGDLFAEITDEMRPRSFNIPEGLSEMEVLSRLEAMAGKNAIDRTSFLGAGFYDHYIPAAVDALTMRGEFYTAYTPYQPEASQGTLQAIFEYQTAVTRLLGMECANASVYDGGTALYEALMMAVRKTRRRKIIVSEALNPIYRVMLGSYTSNLDLQFVTVPHKDGQTDVDGLRNAIDDDTAAVLVQNPNFFGSINDFTDLFAAARAKKAVSVISAYPVLQTLLKTPGAMGADVAVAEGQSLGLPLSFGGPYLGIMTCTKDMIRQMPGRIVGRTVDSQGRTGYVLTLQAREQHIRRQKATSNICSNQSLCALRALVHMCALGELGLKRAARLSVERAHLCAERLTAIPGVKMLTKGPFGNEFAVTLPVNAFEIIAVLTGRGFVPGFPLGRYYEGLENGLLVACTEKTSEEQIGIFAEMLKGALR
- the folE2 gene encoding GTP cyclohydrolase FolE2 yields the protein MEDVQKQQADIAMPIDRVGVKGLRLPIIVRDRESGIQHTVAEVSLSVDLPAEFKGTHMSRFVEALEHWSGELDYNTFLTLLEDIVVRLQARSAHVRFVFPFFLRRNSPVSGANGMMDYTCRVDGEFRDGTLTFTLGADVPVMTVCPCSKAISDEGAHSQRAEVRIRTRFTGFLWLEDLIEIGEQAGSCQVYSLLKREDEKYVTERAFANPAFVEDVVRAAAHGLDKHPKIHWYRVEVESFESIHNHSAFAVIESRE
- a CDS encoding flagellar basal body rod C-terminal domain-containing protein; this encodes MSDTNLSALSALSTVQQVSANNIANVNTDGFSASSVTLESGPADQGVRVGSIRESSVPGPNIGGVEGSNTDIGTEMVGMIRTGHAFSANVAAVRASEDMTGHLLNMIA
- the gcvH gene encoding glycine cleavage system protein GcvH, encoding MIPDDLLYAKSHEWCLIKGDIATVGITQFAQEQLGDLTFVELPEVGDTFEAGAEMGSVESVKAASEIYSPVSGEVIEVNEALADAPEKVNEEPYGGGWMLKFRIKGAPEGLLDADGYAAVVEAESH
- a CDS encoding class I SAM-dependent methyltransferase → MISKTISPQPGGAGPTGSQVSVAVGGRTWLLDREADMEALWESMGEGDLGEDERLPYWAEVWPASVLLGRHILRNADMVRGRPCLDLGCGLGLTGIIASHAGARVVAFDYEWPAVRFARHNAALNNVPQPLWALMDWRYPALRAQAFDFIWGGDVLYEKRFFDPLIRLFRHALAPGGKIWIGEPVRTVSRPVWDELRVEGFAPEKLTVEKVALCGQNATVNLWEITIP